A window from Corynebacterium singulare encodes these proteins:
- a CDS encoding branched-chain amino acid transporter permease gives MPAGVTLSTILAVLIPVGIVTVLLRWLPFAFVKALKGSNFITMLGFTMPVGVMTVLVVYTLFGATRDTGNLIAPLAAAAFTAALHLWRRNSGLSIFGGTAFYMLLVNWVF, from the coding sequence ATGCCAGCCGGAGTAACTCTTAGCACTATCCTGGCGGTGCTTATCCCGGTGGGGATCGTGACGGTGCTGCTGCGCTGGCTTCCCTTCGCCTTCGTTAAGGCCCTTAAAGGCAGCAACTTTATTACGATGCTGGGCTTCACCATGCCGGTGGGCGTGATGACGGTGTTGGTGGTTTATACCTTGTTCGGAGCCACTCGTGACACGGGAAACCTCATCGCCCCCCTTGCCGCCGCAGCGTTTACCGCTGCCCTGCATCTGTGGCGTCGCAACTCCGGTCTTTCGATCTTTGGCGGCACCGCGTTCTACATGCTCTTAGTGAACTGGGTCTTCTAG
- a CDS encoding AzlC family ABC transporter permease yields MRSEIVTAVKTCMAIAVGVVPLGLAFGVLMVQTGFDWWWTPVFSVIIYAGSMEFLAISMVTGGVTPAVAALTGFMVNFRHIFYGLTFPRDEIRNPLGRAYSTYALTDESYAVISALPRNSRPSGTFVFTVQLFCQLLWVGAGIIGALAGQAIPPSVKGLDFALVALFVVLAIDSFQNNKDYSLPLSAAALGILAGFLFPGQLLMVTLTAYFLLLLLRYVSPRIDGAMLLRKEKPCQPE; encoded by the coding sequence ATGCGTTCGGAGATTGTCACGGCGGTGAAAACCTGCATGGCTATTGCCGTGGGTGTCGTCCCGCTTGGCCTTGCTTTCGGTGTGCTGATGGTGCAGACCGGCTTCGACTGGTGGTGGACTCCGGTGTTCTCCGTCATCATCTACGCCGGCTCTATGGAATTTCTTGCTATTTCCATGGTCACGGGCGGTGTCACCCCGGCGGTTGCGGCATTGACTGGCTTCATGGTGAATTTCCGCCATATCTTCTACGGCCTCACCTTTCCTCGGGATGAGATTCGCAATCCCCTCGGCCGCGCCTATTCCACCTACGCGCTGACCGACGAATCCTATGCCGTCATCTCCGCTCTCCCCCGCAACTCGCGCCCCAGTGGCACGTTCGTGTTCACGGTGCAGCTTTTCTGCCAGCTTCTCTGGGTGGGCGCCGGCATCATTGGCGCGCTCGCGGGCCAGGCTATCCCTCCCTCAGTGAAAGGTCTGGACTTTGCGCTGGTGGCTCTGTTCGTTGTCCTGGCCATTGACTCTTTCCAGAACAACAAGGATTATTCTCTCCCCCTTAGCGCCGCGGCCTTAGGAATCTTGGCTGGATTCCTTTTTCCGGGACAGCTCCTCATGGTGACGCTGACCGCATATTTCTTGTTGTTGTTGCTGCGCTATGTCTCCCCGCGCATTGATGGTGCGATGCTCTTGCGTAAGGAGAAGCCATGCCAGCCGGAGTAA
- a CDS encoding YqgE/AlgH family protein, with translation MYADRLFNALERNEPAPGQLLVAAPDILVPHYNRSVILITEQLGGRTYGVDLTKRSEMAVFNVMPEWLPAVAKPQALYIGGPHNQQAALGVAMTRQGVDIEKYPALSRLAPRLAMVDLRVGPEEITELVAGMRLFVGLFEWEPGELEAEIDRGDWYVAPALPQDVVSSGSTDTWSDVMKRQAMPLPLFSTFPRYIDEDN, from the coding sequence ATGTACGCAGATAGACTTTTCAACGCTCTCGAGCGCAATGAACCGGCCCCTGGCCAGCTGCTTGTTGCTGCTCCCGACATCCTCGTCCCGCACTACAACCGCTCCGTTATCCTGATCACTGAGCAGCTGGGCGGGCGTACGTATGGTGTCGACCTGACCAAGCGCTCTGAGATGGCCGTGTTTAACGTCATGCCGGAGTGGCTACCTGCGGTGGCTAAACCGCAGGCCCTCTACATTGGTGGTCCGCACAATCAGCAGGCGGCCCTCGGCGTTGCCATGACGCGCCAAGGCGTGGATATTGAGAAGTATCCGGCGCTGAGCCGCCTCGCCCCGCGCTTGGCCATGGTGGATCTGCGGGTGGGCCCTGAGGAGATTACCGAGCTTGTTGCCGGCATGCGTCTCTTCGTCGGCCTCTTCGAGTGGGAACCGGGCGAGCTTGAGGCCGAAATCGACCGCGGCGACTGGTATGTCGCGCCCGCTCTCCCCCAAGACGTGGTTTCTTCCGGCTCCACGGATACGTGGTCGGATGTGATGAAGCGCCAGGCTATGCCCCTGCCGCTTTTCTCCACCTTCCCGCGCTACATCGACGAAGATAATTAG